Proteins found in one Borreliella valaisiana VS116 genomic segment:
- a CDS encoding tetratricopeptide repeat protein, translated as MNFNRFLTLFLFNFSVLLGSETTALGHYQKAHEYYLSKRYYDAIDELVEAIKINPNYYEAYKFIASIYYSLKIYTQAQFFIEKAYKMSNEDTEYKILYANILLKNDKIDQAKKIYSEVLVKQRNNIDALVGLASIFEKNGLFIAAANYYLSILDYSQNNYSAFEHLIDIYQRLGMHDKIRHLINKVRVNFLSFPDFHKRVAEFYISINNLGLAEKYALNYLALIESSYKDLGVVDAYRLLALVYLHEFKYEDAIETLQKAILVNKDSDELYYLLGYSYLKFGNVEKAILNLERAKNLKKDLEFYNIALEESFFVSNFRNFSKNSSNVKISKHYENEGFKAFKSLNLNKALFNAKNAVDIWPDNDSARFLLSKIYKLMNLDVMAYEQLFYLVKQRNSTDSRILDFYDVVSFDVRKSLFYKYGYKSISDFNKLYDDRMVYKIAIFTQSENKFFGANDLILRCAERVLERNLNIEIVNYNFDYNKNKDYLINNFSEGFSYSRNNNLDLFLIFDFKADILKNTVTLVLNIFSGKTGIKVGSFSYNVGGVNYLSNALNSFSKDFHDYLPKKGKILQIKNDDVLINLGQVNGVVKGDVFLILKEGALSSDAKGSSFIVYKRSDILGEILIEDISDYIARGTIKSSTFLKDCIQEGATVLVKR; from the coding sequence ATGAATTTTAATCGATTTTTAACGTTATTCCTTTTTAATTTTAGTGTTCTATTAGGCAGTGAGACTACAGCATTGGGGCATTATCAAAAAGCTCATGAGTATTATTTATCTAAAAGATATTATGATGCTATTGATGAGCTTGTTGAAGCTATAAAAATTAATCCAAATTATTATGAAGCTTATAAATTTATTGCATCAATTTATTATTCTCTTAAAATATATACTCAAGCGCAATTTTTCATAGAGAAAGCTTATAAAATGTCTAACGAAGACACTGAGTATAAAATTCTTTATGCAAATATATTATTAAAGAATGATAAAATTGATCAAGCAAAAAAAATCTATTCTGAGGTATTAGTTAAACAGAGAAATAATATTGATGCTTTGGTTGGACTTGCTTCAATTTTTGAAAAAAATGGATTATTCATAGCTGCTGCTAATTATTATTTATCTATTCTTGATTATAGTCAAAATAATTATAGTGCGTTTGAACATCTTATTGATATTTATCAAAGGTTAGGAATGCATGACAAGATTAGACATTTAATAAATAAAGTCAGGGTAAATTTTTTATCTTTTCCAGATTTTCATAAAAGAGTAGCTGAATTTTATATTAGCATTAATAATTTGGGTCTTGCCGAAAAGTATGCTTTAAATTATTTGGCGTTAATTGAAAGTTCTTATAAAGATCTTGGAGTTGTAGATGCATATAGGTTGCTTGCGCTTGTTTATCTTCATGAATTTAAATATGAAGATGCAATAGAAACATTACAGAAAGCTATTTTGGTTAATAAAGATTCTGATGAGCTATATTATTTGTTGGGGTATTCTTACTTAAAATTTGGGAATGTTGAAAAGGCTATTTTAAATTTGGAGCGAGCTAAAAATCTTAAAAAAGATTTAGAATTTTATAATATTGCTCTTGAAGAGAGTTTTTTTGTATCTAATTTTAGAAATTTTTCGAAAAATAGTTCCAATGTTAAAATTTCCAAACATTATGAAAATGAGGGTTTTAAAGCTTTCAAATCTTTAAATTTAAACAAAGCATTGTTTAATGCAAAAAATGCTGTTGATATTTGGCCTGATAATGATAGTGCTAGATTTTTGCTTTCAAAAATATATAAGCTTATGAATTTAGATGTTATGGCTTATGAGCAGCTTTTTTATTTAGTAAAACAAAGAAATTCTACTGATTCTAGAATTTTGGATTTTTATGATGTTGTGTCTTTTGATGTTAGAAAGTCTTTATTTTATAAATACGGATATAAAAGTATTTCCGATTTTAATAAACTTTACGATGACAGAATGGTTTATAAAATAGCTATTTTTACTCAAAGCGAGAATAAGTTTTTCGGAGCAAATGATTTGATATTAAGATGTGCTGAAAGGGTGCTTGAGCGTAATTTAAATATAGAAATAGTTAATTATAATTTTGATTACAATAAAAATAAAGACTATCTGATTAATAATTTTTCTGAAGGATTTTCTTATTCAAGAAATAATAATTTAGATTTATTTTTAATTTTTGATTTTAAGGCAGATATTTTGAAAAACACAGTCACTTTGGTATTGAATATTTTTTCAGGTAAAACGGGGATTAAGGTTGGTTCTTTTTCTTATAATGTGGGGGGTGTTAATTATTTAAGCAATGCTTTAAATTCTTTTTCTAAAGATTTTCATGATTATTTGCCTAAAAAAGGGAAAATACTTCAAATTAAAAATGACGATGTTCTTATTAATCTTGGACAGGTAAACGGTGTTGTAAAGGGTGATGTTTTTTTGATTCTTAAAGAGGGTGCTTTAAGTAGCGATGCTAAAGGTTCTAGTTTTATTGTTTACAAAAGATCAGATATTTTGGGGGAGATTTTAATTGAGGATATAAGTGATTATATTGCTAGAGGCACTATAAAATCTTCTACTTTTTTAAAGGATTGTATTCAAGAAGGAGCTACTGTGCTTGTAAAAAGATAG
- the ybeY gene encoding rRNA maturation RNase YbeY, translating into MSKSDLNLLVENIKFEHLSVFYDFILSVLNALSISDFELSVILCDNIYIQKLNNKFRNKNEPTDVLSFNYNEHNELTGDLVDGINYKIQGDLIISFEYLKFSAQEFNVEIYEELQRVTIHGILHLMGYKHETNDFKKEGMLILQENILRKNKRVF; encoded by the coding sequence TTGTCCAAATCCGATTTGAATTTATTGGTAGAAAATATTAAATTTGAACATCTTAGTGTTTTTTATGATTTTATTTTATCTGTTTTGAATGCTCTTTCTATTAGCGATTTTGAACTTTCAGTTATTCTTTGTGATAATATTTATATACAAAAATTGAACAATAAATTTAGAAACAAGAATGAGCCAACCGATGTTCTTTCTTTTAATTACAATGAACATAATGAACTTACCGGAGATTTGGTTGATGGTATAAATTATAAAATACAAGGAGATCTTATAATATCTTTTGAATATTTAAAATTTAGTGCTCAAGAGTTTAATGTTGAAATTTATGAAGAACTTCAACGTGTCACTATTCATGGGATTTTACATTTAATGGGATATAAACATGAAACTAATGATTTTAAAAAGGAAGGTATGTTGATTCTTCAAGAAAATATCTTAAGAAAAAATAAAAGGGTATTTTAA
- a CDS encoding aminopeptidase: MEKDLIKYAELVILKGINLQKNQCVLIQGSIENYNFLRILAKKAYEHGAKYVKLNIKDIDILKSRLKFSQKESLEFLPNAEKAFLEEMVQDKWARISVDDTENFEDLKESIGQKMSIYQKALSLASKTLSQAIMSNEIAWCVICSPGPKWASKVLNKKEESKTLEEFFKIQKKILLLDNENPIEEWESHGKKLHKRCKILNELNLEKVIFKNEKTNLEVYLLETSLWTGGSEKIKGTEIEFNANMPTEEVFTTPNYKKTKGIVYATRPVMVLGTLISGIWLKFENGKVADFGCDDEKQKEILKSHIETDIQAKYIGEVALVDSSSPIYQSNLIFYSTLYDENASCHIALGAAYPSCLSNEEDLKTDTDKLNYGCNVSLIHTDLMIGSDDLNVIGVDKNGKEYTIIKAGKFAI; this comes from the coding sequence ATGGAGAAAGATTTAATAAAATATGCAGAACTTGTAATTTTAAAAGGAATTAATTTACAAAAAAATCAGTGTGTTTTAATTCAAGGATCAATCGAAAATTACAATTTTTTGAGGATACTAGCAAAAAAAGCTTATGAACACGGGGCTAAATATGTCAAGCTAAATATTAAAGACATTGATATTTTAAAATCAAGATTAAAATTTTCACAAAAAGAAAGCTTAGAATTTCTTCCAAATGCCGAAAAGGCCTTTTTAGAAGAAATGGTTCAAGATAAATGGGCAAGAATAAGCGTAGATGATACAGAAAATTTTGAAGACTTAAAAGAAAGCATTGGTCAAAAAATGTCAATTTACCAAAAAGCCTTAAGTCTGGCAAGCAAAACTTTATCGCAAGCAATAATGAGCAACGAAATAGCTTGGTGTGTTATTTGTTCGCCAGGTCCAAAATGGGCTTCCAAAGTTTTAAATAAAAAAGAAGAAAGTAAAACTTTAGAAGAATTTTTCAAAATACAAAAGAAAATACTGTTACTTGACAATGAAAATCCAATAGAAGAATGGGAATCCCATGGAAAAAAACTTCACAAAAGATGTAAAATATTAAATGAACTTAACCTAGAAAAGGTAATTTTTAAAAACGAAAAAACAAACTTGGAAGTATATCTGCTTGAAACTTCTCTATGGACAGGCGGAAGCGAAAAAATCAAAGGGACAGAAATAGAATTTAACGCCAACATGCCAACAGAAGAAGTTTTTACAACTCCAAACTACAAAAAAACAAAAGGAATTGTGTATGCCACTCGCCCTGTAATGGTGCTTGGAACACTAATATCTGGAATATGGTTGAAATTCGAAAATGGAAAAGTTGCTGACTTTGGCTGTGATGATGAGAAACAAAAAGAAATATTAAAATCACACATCGAAACCGACATACAAGCAAAATATATAGGAGAAGTGGCGCTAGTTGACAGCAGTTCTCCTATTTATCAAAGCAATCTTATTTTTTACAGCACATTATACGATGAGAATGCAAGTTGCCACATAGCACTAGGGGCTGCATATCCATCTTGTTTAAGCAACGAAGAAGATTTAAAAACCGACACTGATAAACTAAATTACGGATGCAACGTTTCATTAATACACACAGATTTAATGATCGGAAGCGACGACTTAAATGTCATTGGAGTAGACAAAAATGGAAAAGAATACACAATAATAAAAGCTGGCAAATTTGCAATATAA
- a CDS encoding Cof-type HAD-IIB family hydrolase: MKNIKAVASDLDGTLLLSKSYVGAFTELVIKKLTKEKKKFIIATGRSKNEITQITKKIDQLQVAFFITLNGAKVYNQEWKLIKSHNLSPEVVKKILNLREKKFSHIPHFLHKADQHDDQLNIDIKTKIAINQCQKLKKESNIIGHEIVSPISKIQEIKDFSELKNFENVAKIILAGKEESLIEYEMMILEKCKGEINAYLSTPNSLEIVDHKVSKGNALKEVLKTINIDLSETIAFGDGFNDTDMLKNVKKGLLMGNANYRLKEILPYLEVIGTNDEEAVANYINENVLEEPI, translated from the coding sequence ATGAAAAATATCAAAGCGGTTGCCTCTGATCTTGATGGCACTCTTTTACTATCAAAAAGCTATGTTGGAGCCTTTACAGAACTTGTGATTAAAAAATTAACAAAAGAAAAAAAGAAATTCATAATAGCAACAGGAAGAAGTAAAAATGAAATCACTCAAATTACAAAAAAAATAGATCAACTGCAAGTTGCATTTTTCATTACATTAAACGGAGCAAAAGTTTACAACCAAGAATGGAAATTAATAAAAAGTCATAATTTATCTCCTGAAGTGGTAAAGAAGATTTTAAATTTAAGAGAAAAGAAGTTTAGTCACATACCTCATTTTTTACATAAAGCAGATCAACACGACGACCAATTAAATATTGACATCAAGACTAAAATTGCAATTAATCAATGCCAAAAGCTTAAAAAAGAATCCAATATCATCGGACATGAAATAGTCAGCCCAATCAGCAAAATTCAAGAGATTAAAGACTTTAGCGAGCTTAAAAATTTTGAAAATGTTGCAAAAATAATATTAGCTGGCAAAGAAGAAAGCCTAATAGAATATGAAATGATGATTTTAGAGAAATGCAAGGGAGAAATAAATGCATACCTTTCTACTCCAAATTCATTAGAAATTGTAGATCATAAAGTCTCAAAAGGAAATGCATTAAAAGAAGTTCTTAAAACTATCAATATTGATTTAAGCGAAACCATAGCTTTTGGAGATGGATTTAATGATACAGATATGCTAAAAAATGTAAAAAAGGGATTACTAATGGGAAATGCAAATTATAGATTAAAAGAAATACTGCCTTACTTAGAAGTAATAGGAACAAATGATGAAGAAGCTGTTGCAAATTACATTAATGAGAATGTTTTAGAAGAACCTATTTAG
- the fmt gene encoding methionyl-tRNA formyltransferase: MRIFFVSSSSIALEVFKEIVKHYEVVGVLTLPDKPKGRGQKLSQNVIKMEAIARDIKVFDPLVLDDNILNLIRALNPDLMLVFSYGKIFKKEFLDIFPKGCINVHPSLLPKYRGVSPIQSAILNGDSVSGITIQSMALEMDSGNILVQKNFKIRSYDTSYDISKLVSNLSPSLVLEALKKISKGFLGIPQKSSEATFCSFFKKETGFIDFNLSAFEIKNRINACNPWPLVRAKLDYNEVIFHRADFLKIDLYKERKVGEIVDFNPERGLFVNTREGILLLLEIQRPGRRVLDFKSFYNGSSRQLIGQVFSSIGGIY; encoded by the coding sequence ATGAGAATATTTTTTGTAAGCTCTTCTTCTATTGCTTTAGAAGTTTTTAAAGAGATTGTAAAGCATTATGAAGTGGTAGGAGTTTTAACCTTGCCAGATAAACCTAAAGGCAGGGGACAAAAGTTAAGTCAAAATGTAATAAAGATGGAGGCTATTGCTAGAGATATTAAAGTTTTTGATCCCCTGGTTCTTGATGATAATATATTAAATTTAATTAGAGCTTTAAATCCAGATTTAATGTTAGTTTTTTCTTATGGCAAGATATTTAAAAAAGAATTTTTGGATATCTTCCCAAAGGGGTGTATCAATGTTCATCCTTCTCTTTTGCCCAAATATAGAGGTGTTTCTCCGATTCAATCTGCAATTTTAAATGGTGACTCTGTTAGCGGTATTACTATTCAGAGTATGGCTTTGGAAATGGATAGTGGAAATATTTTAGTGCAAAAGAATTTTAAAATAAGATCTTATGATACAAGTTATGATATTTCAAAGCTTGTTTCAAATCTTAGTCCAAGTCTTGTGTTAGAAGCTTTGAAAAAAATTAGCAAAGGGTTTTTGGGAATTCCTCAAAAATCTAGCGAAGCTACTTTTTGTTCTTTTTTTAAAAAAGAAACGGGATTTATAGATTTTAATCTAAGTGCATTTGAGATTAAAAACAGGATTAATGCATGCAATCCTTGGCCACTTGTGAGAGCTAAGCTTGATTATAACGAAGTTATTTTTCATCGCGCCGATTTTTTAAAAATAGATTTATATAAAGAGAGAAAAGTAGGAGAAATTGTTGATTTTAATCCCGAAAGAGGATTATTTGTTAATACCAGAGAGGGGATTCTTTTGCTTTTAGAAATTCAAAGACCCGGAAGAAGGGTTTTGGATTTTAAGTCTTTTTATAATGGTAGTAGTAGGCAGTTAATAGGACAAGTGTTTTCTTCAATAGGAGGGATATATTAG
- a CDS encoding 16S rRNA (uracil(1498)-N(3))-methyltransferase, which yields MNLMLITFNEFKTGISLNDARAEHLVKILKLKENDKFKFGILGEKNIYHCIYKKDKKLFFKKIFKIEESNKLKKLNVLIGMIRPIVARRIIKELASIGIYEIIFFNTELTEKSYLNSKIFKNNDYEKHLIAGAMQGGVTYLPKIKIMKNLKDSLQYIKQENFEIKILLEKNSKKNLIDIEQINNATIIVGPERGFTEKEKQLITQYNFSPYNISSNILRTETAIIAASIITVSKLINI from the coding sequence ATGAATCTAATGTTAATAACTTTTAATGAATTTAAAACAGGAATTTCACTAAATGACGCTAGAGCAGAACATCTTGTTAAAATCTTAAAATTAAAAGAGAATGATAAATTTAAATTTGGCATTCTTGGGGAAAAAAATATTTACCATTGCATTTACAAAAAAGATAAAAAACTATTTTTCAAAAAAATCTTTAAAATAGAAGAATCTAATAAACTCAAAAAATTAAATGTACTAATTGGAATGATAAGACCAATTGTTGCCAGAAGAATTATAAAAGAACTTGCTAGCATTGGAATATACGAAATAATTTTTTTTAACACTGAGCTTACTGAAAAATCATATTTAAATTCTAAAATCTTTAAAAACAATGATTACGAAAAACATTTAATAGCAGGAGCAATGCAAGGGGGAGTAACGTACTTGCCCAAAATAAAAATTATGAAAAATTTAAAAGACAGTCTTCAATATATTAAACAAGAAAATTTTGAAATAAAAATATTGCTTGAAAAAAATAGCAAAAAGAACTTAATTGATATAGAACAAATAAACAATGCAACCATTATTGTAGGACCCGAAAGGGGGTTTACAGAAAAAGAAAAACAATTAATAACACAATATAATTTTTCCCCTTACAACATATCTTCAAATATTCTAAGAACAGAAACAGCCATAATTGCTGCATCTATTATCACTGTATCAAAACTAATTAATATATGA
- the trxA gene encoding thioredoxin: MAISLTKQDFVNKVFDYKNNKEWNFKGERPAIIDFYADWCGPCKMLSPIFEKLSKKYVNSIDFYKVDTDKEQDIASALGVQSLPTILFIPVDGKPKVSVGFLQEDAFENIIKDFFGF; encoded by the coding sequence ATGGCTATTTCGTTAACCAAACAAGATTTTGTTAATAAAGTTTTTGATTATAAGAATAATAAAGAATGGAATTTTAAAGGCGAAAGGCCTGCAATAATTGATTTTTATGCTGATTGGTGTGGTCCATGTAAAATGCTTTCTCCAATTTTTGAAAAACTTTCTAAAAAATACGTCAATAGTATTGATTTTTACAAAGTAGATACAGATAAAGAGCAAGATATTGCTTCTGCGCTTGGAGTGCAAAGTCTTCCAACTATTCTTTTTATTCCTGTTGATGGCAAACCAAAGGTTTCTGTTGGATTTTTGCAAGAAGATGCTTTTGAGAATATAATTAAGGATTTTTTTGGTTTTTAG
- a CDS encoding hemolysin family protein, with product MLGFLNFKNKKKEKGSPKNDLEDKSNIETSLIKNFNSLKETIVKEIMIPRIGVIFVDYAKSKDDLLKVVTSSTHSRFPVYHGTIDNIVGIIHTRDILLHMCKKDFYEIDLKDIMRKVMFVPESKKTDSLLKEFQENHVHIAIVVDEYGGVSGLVTLEDILEEIVGDIQDEFDNELDEIVRLDDGSYLCDARILIEDLNEKLNLNLPNGDFDTLGGFVYDLFGRIPLKNEKVEYNNLVFSIKNMHQRNIKVIKISEKEGL from the coding sequence ATGTTGGGATTTTTAAATTTTAAAAACAAAAAGAAGGAAAAAGGAAGCCCAAAAAATGATCTTGAAGATAAGTCGAATATTGAAACTTCTTTGATAAAAAATTTTAATTCCCTTAAAGAGACTATTGTAAAAGAGATTATGATTCCTAGGATAGGGGTTATATTTGTTGATTATGCTAAGAGCAAGGACGACCTTTTAAAGGTTGTAACATCTAGCACTCATTCAAGATTTCCTGTGTATCATGGTACTATTGATAATATTGTTGGAATAATTCACACAAGAGACATACTATTGCATATGTGTAAAAAGGATTTCTATGAAATAGATTTAAAAGATATTATGCGAAAGGTGATGTTTGTCCCCGAAAGCAAAAAAACAGATTCTCTTTTGAAAGAATTTCAAGAAAATCATGTTCATATTGCAATTGTAGTTGATGAGTATGGTGGAGTTTCAGGGCTTGTAACTCTTGAAGATATTCTTGAAGAGATAGTAGGTGACATTCAGGATGAATTTGATAATGAACTTGATGAAATAGTTCGTCTTGATGATGGGTCTTATCTTTGTGATGCTAGAATTTTAATAGAGGATTTAAATGAGAAGCTTAATTTAAATTTGCCAAATGGAGACTTTGATACTCTTGGTGGTTTTGTTTATGATCTTTTTGGGAGGATTCCTTTGAAAAATGAAAAGGTTGAATACAATAATTTAGTTTTTTCGATTAAAAATATGCATCAAAGAAATATTAAGGTGATAAAGATTTCCGAGAAGGAAGGTTTATGA
- a CDS encoding aminopeptidase P family protein → MNINKRLALLRDYMGKNGVDAYLVAGYDPHFSEYSHERYNTREFITGFSGSFGIVIVSLSKAVLFTDGRYFLQADQELKGTEVELIKLGVKGSPDIFTYINLNFQGLKLGIYSDESSIKFYKELSEKCKNTYIKVLNQDLIDLIWESRPQLEFNHIVELVDAEKNNKRSKKIESIYLILEKNFADFYVVAALDEIAWVLNLRGSDVKKSALFYSFLLISRNKDKKNVLFIDPKKLDSSVKEMLEMENFEIESYSNFYCFLDLIKHEGKFFVSFYTNVRVLKVLGEANIILGESIIGNLKAVKTDYELLKMKEAHVIDAIGLIKFLRKFKSLSNVELAELDEMDIADMLLHFRKLNKNFFSSSFDSIVGFKENGALPHYKPKKGKKMNSNGLLLIDSGGSYFGLGTTDVTRVFLIGNASGEEKHDYTLVLKAFISLASLKFPYGSSGAFLDGICRLPLLKNELNFIHGTGHGVGFFLNVHELPVSISPNSSYSFKGSEVASIEPGLYRTFSHGIRIENLVFVKQAFINDFGSFLEFENLTLVPFEKELIVKEMLSEDELNYINNYHECVFLTLKEHFNDEGDLEFLAKLTSKI, encoded by the coding sequence TTGAATATTAATAAAAGGTTAGCTTTGCTTAGAGATTATATGGGGAAAAATGGAGTTGATGCTTATTTGGTAGCAGGTTATGATCCTCATTTTAGTGAATATTCTCATGAAAGGTATAATACTCGTGAGTTTATTACAGGCTTTTCTGGTAGCTTTGGTATTGTAATTGTATCATTATCTAAAGCTGTTCTGTTTACAGATGGTAGGTATTTTTTACAGGCCGATCAAGAACTCAAGGGAACTGAAGTTGAATTAATAAAGCTTGGAGTAAAAGGATCCCCCGATATTTTTACGTATATAAATTTGAATTTTCAAGGATTAAAGCTTGGAATTTACTCTGATGAGAGCAGCATAAAGTTTTATAAAGAGCTGTCTGAAAAATGTAAAAATACATATATCAAGGTTTTAAATCAGGATCTAATTGATTTAATTTGGGAATCTAGACCCCAACTTGAGTTTAATCATATAGTTGAATTGGTTGATGCTGAGAAAAATAATAAAAGATCTAAAAAAATCGAATCTATTTATTTAATTTTAGAAAAGAATTTTGCAGATTTTTATGTTGTTGCTGCTCTTGATGAGATTGCTTGGGTATTGAATTTAAGAGGATCAGATGTTAAAAAATCAGCATTATTTTATTCTTTTCTTTTAATATCTAGGAATAAGGACAAGAAAAACGTTCTTTTTATTGATCCAAAAAAACTTGATTCTAGTGTTAAAGAAATGCTTGAAATGGAAAATTTTGAAATAGAGTCCTACAGTAATTTTTACTGTTTTCTGGATCTAATAAAGCATGAAGGTAAATTTTTTGTTTCATTTTATACTAATGTTAGGGTCTTAAAAGTTCTTGGTGAGGCTAATATTATTTTAGGAGAAAGCATTATAGGCAATCTTAAGGCAGTAAAAACTGATTATGAACTTCTTAAGATGAAAGAAGCACATGTTATTGATGCTATTGGCTTGATTAAATTTTTACGTAAATTTAAAAGTTTAAGTAATGTTGAATTGGCTGAATTAGATGAAATGGACATTGCTGATATGCTTTTGCATTTTAGAAAATTAAATAAAAATTTTTTTAGCTCTAGCTTTGATTCAATAGTTGGTTTTAAAGAAAATGGAGCTCTTCCGCACTATAAGCCTAAAAAGGGCAAAAAAATGAATTCCAATGGTCTTCTTTTGATTGATTCTGGGGGTTCGTATTTTGGACTTGGTACGACAGACGTTACAAGAGTTTTTTTAATAGGGAATGCTTCTGGCGAAGAAAAGCATGACTATACTTTGGTTCTTAAGGCTTTCATTAGCCTTGCTTCTTTAAAGTTTCCATATGGATCTTCCGGGGCTTTTCTTGATGGAATTTGTAGATTGCCGCTTTTAAAAAATGAATTGAATTTTATTCATGGCACAGGACATGGCGTTGGATTTTTTCTTAATGTTCATGAACTTCCAGTTTCGATTAGTCCCAATTCTAGTTATTCGTTTAAAGGATCTGAGGTGGCTTCAATTGAACCCGGACTTTATCGAACATTTAGTCATGGCATAAGGATTGAAAATTTAGTTTTTGTAAAGCAGGCTTTTATAAATGATTTTGGATCTTTTTTAGAGTTTGAGAATTTAACTCTTGTTCCTTTTGAAAAAGAATTAATAGTAAAAGAAATGCTCTCAGAAGATGAGTTAAATTATATTAATAATTATCATGAATGTGTATTTTTAACTTTAAAAGAGCATTTTAATGATGAAGGGGATTTGGAATTTTTAGCAAAGCTGACAAGTAAAATATGA
- the def gene encoding peptide deformylase gives MEMVFYPNDLLRVKTKQINNIDDKIRDYAKKMIELMDISGGVGLAAPQVGLDLSLFVVRENKMARPLVFINPLITETSYELNSYREGCLSIPGVYYDLMRPKAIVVSFYDENGKSFTIENSDFLARIIQHEMDHLNGVLFIDYYEERIKNKLLKPYMRERGLKAK, from the coding sequence ATGGAAATGGTATTTTATCCAAATGATTTGCTTCGTGTTAAGACAAAGCAAATTAATAATATTGATGATAAAATTAGAGATTATGCAAAAAAGATGATAGAATTGATGGATATTAGCGGTGGAGTTGGACTTGCTGCTCCCCAGGTAGGCCTTGATTTGTCACTTTTTGTAGTTAGAGAGAATAAAATGGCAAGGCCTTTGGTTTTTATTAATCCTTTAATTACAGAGACTTCTTATGAGCTTAATTCTTACAGAGAAGGATGTTTAAGTATTCCGGGAGTTTATTATGATTTAATGAGGCCTAAGGCTATTGTGGTAAGTTTTTATGACGAGAATGGAAAATCTTTTACTATAGAAAATTCTGATTTTTTAGCAAGAATTATTCAGCATGAAATGGATCATTTGAATGGAGTTCTTTTTATTGATTACTACGAAGAAAGGATAAAAAATAAATTGTTAAAGCCTTATATGAGAGAAAGAGGTCTTAAGGCAAAATGA
- a CDS encoding PASTA domain-containing protein has protein sequence MFKNKSDLIQSDKDYNNEMPILPKTTIKALLLVIFGSLIISFAIFFMVLENKEITVVPNLYSLTIEDAIIELQRKDLIPHIEFKFSSSALDKGKVIEQGLKPGTVLRHGNKVIIFISKGAIINKVDSFIGKNIDDVIINLKASSFGNSKLLYHIVEPLEVESELPKGIIIRQNPLPGSQISSLTDLQFLVSKGKDRLDKHVKNYVGIYYKDAIASLLGDNINFDIDLANTDDFGNIVLQSIPAGTKINESDKILITIAKPKVDNNIVFGILTYKLKQHPSYVDISVRLKGLGGENSLIYSFKSKGGLIKLPYEVYKGSMIELYIYDKLINQTVVN, from the coding sequence TTGTTTAAAAATAAATCAGATCTGATTCAGAGTGACAAAGATTATAATAATGAAATGCCAATTTTGCCTAAAACTACAATCAAGGCATTACTTTTAGTTATTTTTGGATCTTTAATTATTTCTTTTGCAATTTTCTTTATGGTTTTAGAAAATAAGGAGATTACAGTTGTTCCAAATCTTTATTCTCTTACTATTGAAGATGCTATTATTGAATTGCAGAGAAAAGATTTGATTCCGCACATTGAATTTAAATTTTCTTCAAGTGCTCTTGACAAGGGGAAGGTGATAGAACAGGGTCTAAAACCAGGAACTGTTTTAAGGCATGGCAATAAGGTTATAATTTTCATTAGCAAAGGGGCTATAATAAATAAAGTTGATAGTTTTATTGGTAAAAATATTGACGATGTTATCATTAATTTAAAGGCTAGTTCTTTTGGTAATTCTAAATTACTTTACCATATTGTTGAACCTCTTGAGGTTGAGAGTGAATTGCCAAAAGGTATAATAATTCGTCAAAATCCATTGCCAGGTAGTCAAATATCAAGTTTAACCGATCTTCAATTTTTAGTTAGTAAGGGTAAAGATCGTTTGGACAAACATGTTAAAAATTATGTTGGAATTTATTATAAAGATGCTATTGCCTCTCTTTTGGGTGATAATATTAACTTTGATATTGATTTGGCAAATACGGATGATTTTGGAAATATTGTTTTGCAGTCTATTCCGGCTGGAACTAAAATAAATGAATCAGATAAAATTTTAATTACTATTGCAAAGCCCAAGGTTGACAATAATATTGTTTTTGGAATTTTGACTTATAAATTAAAACAACATCCATCTTATGTTGATATATCCGTTAGGTTAAAAGGTTTGGGTGGTGAAAATTCTTTGATTTATTCCTTTAAGTCGAAAGGGGGGCTTATTAAATTGCCCTATGAGGTTTATAAAGGTTCTATGATTGAACTTTATATTTATGATAAGCTTATCAATCAAACAGTTGTAAATTGA